A window of Aliarcobacter trophiarum LMG 25534 contains these coding sequences:
- a CDS encoding AAA family ATPase: protein MITRLYIKNCLSFQEVELEFNGGLNIFTGPSGAGKSILMREILAIFGLEDVKSEIAEINLNDSRVKNEEFDISFEEDIIIKAIKKEKTRYFLNSQSLSKKTLGEVSNSLIKYLSLRDTSDFKSETLIEFLDRYANKNFTEFKGIKTDFDTRYKEFIETEKSLAKLKEDEKNLEDLKEFARFEIAKIEEINPKENEYEELNLLKKALAKKEKIEVASKKASIILENVSSVNELLELLEVDSNFFDEAINEFTNILEKANDTLSDLEEIDIEETLNRIEKISALLKRFGSIKECLEYKEQKQKELENYNNISYKKDELEQNYSKLNEIVTNLAGKISEFREKSVENLEKSVNYYLEFLYLNSVKISLKNKKLDFSGVDFVEFELNGVALSTISSGEYNRLRLALLSAISQFDIADNGVLFLDEIDANLSGKESEAISKVLINLSKNYQIFAISHQIQLASSANQHFLVEKIDNNSTVRILDNNQRVKEIARMISGENVTNEALDFAKNLLKI, encoded by the coding sequence TTGATAACTAGATTATATATAAAAAACTGCCTCTCTTTTCAAGAGGTGGAGTTAGAGTTTAATGGTGGATTAAATATTTTTACAGGTCCTAGTGGGGCTGGAAAATCAATACTTATGAGAGAGATACTGGCAATATTTGGTTTAGAAGATGTAAAATCTGAAATTGCTGAAATTAATTTAAACGACTCAAGAGTAAAAAATGAAGAGTTTGATATAAGTTTTGAAGAAGATATTATAATAAAAGCTATCAAAAAAGAGAAAACTAGATATTTTTTAAATAGTCAATCTTTATCAAAAAAAACATTGGGTGAAGTATCAAATAGCTTGATAAAATACTTAAGCCTTAGAGATACAAGTGATTTTAAAAGTGAAACTTTGATTGAATTCTTAGATAGATATGCAAATAAAAATTTTACAGAGTTTAAAGGTATAAAAACAGATTTTGATACAAGATATAAAGAGTTTATTGAAACTGAAAAAAGCTTAGCAAAATTAAAAGAAGATGAGAAGAATTTAGAAGATTTAAAAGAGTTTGCAAGATTTGAGATAGCAAAAATTGAAGAGATTAACCCAAAAGAGAATGAGTATGAAGAGTTAAATTTACTAAAAAAAGCTTTAGCAAAAAAGGAGAAGATAGAAGTTGCTAGCAAAAAAGCTTCAATAATTCTTGAAAATGTAAGCTCTGTAAATGAGCTACTTGAACTTTTAGAAGTTGATTCAAATTTTTTTGATGAAGCTATAAATGAGTTTACAAATATCTTAGAAAAAGCAAATGATACTTTAAGTGATCTTGAAGAGATAGATATTGAAGAGACCTTAAATAGAATAGAAAAAATCTCAGCACTTTTAAAAAGATTTGGAAGTATAAAAGAGTGTTTAGAGTACAAAGAGCAAAAACAAAAAGAGCTTGAAAATTATAATAATATTAGCTACAAAAAAGATGAATTAGAACAAAATTATAGTAAGTTAAATGAAATAGTTACTAATTTAGCTGGTAAAATTTCAGAATTTAGAGAGAAAAGTGTAGAGAATTTAGAGAAAAGTGTTAATTATTATTTGGAATTTTTATATTTAAATAGTGTAAAAATTAGTTTAAAAAATAAAAAACTGGATTTTAGTGGAGTTGATTTTGTTGAATTTGAGCTAAATGGAGTTGCTCTTTCAACTATAAGTAGTGGAGAGTATAATAGACTAAGATTGGCACTTCTAAGTGCAATTAGCCAGTTTGACATAGCAGACAATGGAGTACTTTTTTTAGATGAGATAGATGCAAATTTAAGTGGAAAAGAGAGTGAAGCTATATCAAAAGTTCTTATAAATTTAAGCAAAAATTACCAGATTTTTGCAATTTCTCATCAAATACAGTTAGCAAGTAGTGCAAATCAGCACTTTTTAGTAGAAAAAATAGATAATAATTCAACTGTCAGGATTTTGGATAATAATCAAAGAGTAAAAGAGATAGCAAGAATGATAAGTGGGGAAAATGTTACAAATGAAGCTTTAGATTTTGCCAAAAACTTATTAAAAATTTAA